A region of Actinomycetota bacterium DNA encodes the following proteins:
- a CDS encoding PxKF domain-containing protein, protein MHSWTFTLDARHTIAQGTVTVTATDSHGATVTDLFTYESANHVPAVATHAASATVLEGSTVTVTGAFADADAVDVLTLTADNASGTTFTDNGNGSWKFTYATRDNFLPVTVNISANDGEGGIAADAFNYSATNVAPVVLVSRSGDLNGCHITLTTNWTDPGLDDTFTGTVDFGDLSVTTFTGAAGVNSATFDHSYTSAGSYLLSAAVTDDDGGVGTASAVSHTVYNIPGGILQPVNDTHLGLPVSQFKLGSTVPVKIQVKDCAGASVATLAPTVKVSGDDAISTASPTTSSAMRYSADGQQYIFNLATKTFLAGHYQIQISDSSFRTPVTAELYLKK, encoded by the coding sequence ATGCATTCGTGGACCTTCACTCTGGATGCCCGACACACCATTGCTCAGGGCACCGTCACTGTGACGGCAACTGATAGCCACGGCGCGACAGTCACGGATTTGTTCACATACGAGTCTGCCAACCACGTTCCTGCTGTTGCTACCCATGCAGCGAGCGCCACCGTGCTTGAAGGAAGCACTGTCACTGTGACTGGTGCCTTTGCCGACGCAGATGCAGTTGATGTCCTGACCTTGACTGCTGACAACGCGTCGGGTACTACCTTCACCGACAACGGCAACGGCAGTTGGAAGTTCACCTACGCAACTCGGGATAACTTCCTGCCTGTCACAGTCAACATCTCAGCGAACGATGGCGAAGGCGGCATTGCTGCTGATGCCTTCAACTACTCGGCAACCAACGTTGCGCCTGTTGTCTTGGTATCTCGTTCAGGTGATCTGAACGGATGCCACATCACTTTGACCACGAACTGGACCGATCCAGGGCTGGATGACACCTTCACTGGCACAGTGGACTTCGGTGACCTCTCAGTCACCACCTTCACTGGAGCTGCCGGTGTGAACTCGGCGACATTCGATCACAGCTACACCTCGGCTGGTTCCTACTTGCTGAGTGCTGCAGTGACCGATGATGACGGCGGAGTGGGTACGGCCAGCGCTGTATCCCACACGGTCTACAACATCCCCGGAGGCATTCTGCAGCCCGTCAACGACACCCACCTTGGACTGCCAGTAAGCCAGTTCAAATTGGGATCAACCGTGCCTGTCAAGATTCAGGTCAAGGATTGTGCTGGCGCTTCAGTGGCAACTCTGGCCCCGACCGTCAAGGTCAGCGGTGATGACGCGATCTCAACAGCATCACCGACCACCAGTTCGGCCATGCGTTACTCGGCCGATGGTCAGCAGTACATCTTCAACCTGGCGACCAAGACATTCCTCGCTGGTCACTACCAGATTCAGATTAGTGACAGTTCCTTCCGGACACCTGTCACGGCAGAGTTGTACCTGAAGAAGTAG
- a CDS encoding fibronectin type III domain-containing protein, translating into MAGLVSPLRPQNLPRLLMSMLIALAMSVGVLLFVNGTSQAAADDAPVISSVTASGTNLTVDFSRPADSLLDVLNYEYSTNGGVSWSVRSPLAITSPLSIEGLTAGSSYQIALRVISTVGAGSASPVVGVSLAPAASATPSVTPSSTDGPSATPGATGSATPAPSGSSSGTSSATPGASASPTGTSSATPGGSVSASPTGSGTATATSSASPSPTGTSSASPSPTGTSTSSSSSLPAAPTDVKVVSGNGSIEVSWTASASNTPIAAYTVTSTPGGFTCRTVKTSCTVNGLTNDTPYTFVVNATNSFGTSLPSLKSRSVRPLDNPEWETDDLAPRAPEVTNVDVGNANALVTFDPASGPIARAFTVTSRPAGLTCKATLKHFCTVTGLTNDEAYAFTVKAANGAGFSPSSPRSEYFTPTDDLEAPGTPSIVALQAGDGEVTVSLSSGSGGPAKQYRIRSSPEGLLCESASTTCTVGGLENGKSYTFTASAINRLGTSSASGASSEVTPNAR; encoded by the coding sequence GTGGCAGGACTAGTTTCGCCTTTGCGGCCGCAGAATCTGCCGCGGCTGCTCATGAGCATGCTCATTGCTCTGGCGATGAGTGTGGGAGTGCTGCTGTTCGTCAATGGCACTTCGCAGGCTGCAGCTGACGACGCTCCCGTCATTTCAAGCGTGACCGCTTCGGGCACTAATCTGACGGTTGATTTCTCGCGCCCAGCCGATTCGCTGCTTGATGTTCTGAATTACGAGTACTCAACAAACGGCGGCGTAAGTTGGTCTGTGCGGTCCCCGCTGGCCATTACTTCCCCGTTGAGCATTGAAGGTCTGACCGCAGGTTCCTCCTACCAGATCGCCTTGCGCGTCATCTCAACAGTCGGTGCCGGCTCAGCATCTCCCGTGGTTGGCGTCTCGCTGGCGCCAGCGGCATCCGCGACGCCCTCGGTAACGCCCTCGAGCACCGATGGGCCTTCAGCAACTCCGGGCGCTACTGGCTCGGCTACTCCAGCCCCATCTGGTTCATCCAGCGGTACGAGTTCTGCGACTCCAGGTGCTTCGGCATCGCCGACAGGTACGAGTTCGGCAACCCCGGGTGGCTCTGTATCGGCTTCGCCCACGGGCAGCGGAACGGCTACTGCGACTTCAAGTGCTTCGCCCTCTCCAACAGGGACTTCAAGTGCTTCGCCCTCTCCAACAGGTACGTCAACATCGTCCTCATCGTCACTGCCAGCAGCCCCTACTGATGTCAAAGTGGTGTCAGGCAATGGCTCAATCGAGGTCTCGTGGACCGCGTCTGCGTCGAATACCCCGATCGCTGCCTATACCGTCACTTCCACGCCAGGCGGTTTCACCTGTCGAACGGTCAAGACTTCATGCACGGTGAATGGTTTGACCAATGACACGCCATACACCTTCGTCGTCAATGCAACGAACAGTTTTGGCACTTCGTTACCTTCGCTGAAATCGCGGTCGGTGCGTCCTCTTGATAACCCGGAGTGGGAGACCGATGATTTGGCTCCCCGCGCACCCGAGGTCACCAATGTTGACGTGGGCAATGCGAACGCATTGGTCACCTTCGATCCTGCTTCGGGACCCATCGCGCGGGCATTCACCGTGACATCAAGGCCGGCGGGGCTGACCTGCAAGGCAACGCTCAAGCATTTTTGCACCGTCACTGGTCTGACCAACGACGAGGCATATGCCTTCACAGTCAAGGCAGCGAATGGGGCGGGGTTCTCGCCCTCCTCGCCTCGCTCCGAGTACTTCACACCGACCGACGATCTTGAGGCGCCTGGCACTCCGAGCATCGTGGCCTTGCAGGCCGGCGATGGCGAGGTCACCGTGAGCCTGAGCAGTGGTTCGGGCGGGCCTGCCAAGCAGTACCGAATCCGCTCCTCGCCCGAGGGCCTGCTGTGCGAATCAGCTAGCACCACCTGCACTGTGGGTGGTCTTGAGAATGGGAAGTCGTACACGTTTACTGCGTCTGCCATCAATCGGCTCGGAACCTCAAGTGCTTCGGGTGCTTCCAGCGAAGTGACTCCGAACGCGAGATAA
- a CDS encoding multidrug effflux MFS transporter → MTVAPPSQSEAFDHGLSTRGLWILMGTIAGMTAFAPFATDVYLPAFPNLTDDLHATDSAAQLTLTATFLGIMIGQLVFGPMSDSIGRRRLVITMTLATIASTIACTLAPTIEFLTFARLALGVTGGAGIVIGRAIAADISKGPEAARFFSLLMSITMLAPLIGPVVGGALLTWTQTWRAAFIFLTGFVVLLALAIIFFVPETLPPDRRHSGGLRELGRGAGLMFRDRVFMGYAITQVFAFATLFAYLASSSFVFQETFGLSPSAYSFAFSGIVLSILFVGMLNRRLLLNFAVRRLLVVSLAIATIAAFVLIPIMAVSSPSMWLMIFVLLFVMGTRASIGANAMALALERSAFVGTASAIIGAMTFAGALVATPLLAILPFNTGLTMAVVMAICSVLSLLCTILLARESVSSVPATS, encoded by the coding sequence ATGACGGTTGCTCCTCCTTCGCAGTCAGAAGCCTTCGACCACGGGCTGTCCACTCGCGGCTTGTGGATTCTGATGGGCACGATCGCGGGCATGACGGCCTTCGCGCCCTTCGCCACTGACGTCTATCTGCCGGCCTTCCCGAATCTGACCGACGATCTGCATGCCACCGACAGCGCCGCGCAACTGACTCTCACTGCCACCTTCCTTGGCATCATGATCGGTCAGTTGGTCTTCGGGCCGATGTCGGATTCCATTGGTCGTCGGCGACTGGTCATCACCATGACTCTGGCGACGATCGCGTCGACCATCGCCTGCACTCTGGCCCCCACCATCGAGTTCCTCACCTTCGCGCGCCTGGCCCTTGGCGTCACCGGTGGAGCCGGCATTGTCATCGGTCGGGCGATCGCAGCGGACATCTCCAAAGGGCCAGAGGCAGCACGCTTCTTCTCACTTCTGATGAGCATCACCATGCTGGCACCGTTGATCGGGCCGGTCGTGGGTGGCGCACTGCTGACCTGGACGCAGACTTGGCGCGCGGCCTTCATCTTCCTCACCGGATTCGTCGTGCTGCTGGCCTTGGCGATCATCTTCTTCGTGCCTGAGACCCTGCCACCTGATCGACGCCATTCCGGCGGCTTGCGGGAACTTGGCAGGGGCGCCGGGCTGATGTTCCGCGACCGCGTTTTCATGGGCTACGCGATCACTCAGGTCTTCGCCTTCGCCACCCTGTTCGCCTATCTGGCCAGTTCCTCATTCGTGTTCCAGGAGACCTTCGGGCTCAGCCCCTCTGCCTACAGCTTCGCCTTCTCCGGGATCGTCCTTTCGATCCTCTTTGTCGGAATGCTCAATCGACGACTGCTGCTGAACTTCGCAGTGCGCCGGTTGCTCGTGGTGTCCCTTGCAATCGCCACTATCGCTGCCTTTGTCCTGATTCCGATCATGGCGGTGTCCAGCCCGTCGATGTGGCTGATGATCTTCGTGCTCCTTTTCGTGATGGGCACGCGCGCGTCAATCGGTGCCAATGCCATGGCGCTTGCCCTTGAGCGCAGTGCCTTTGTCGGCACCGCATCTGCGATTATCGGAGCGATGACCTTCGCCGGAGCCCTGGTAGCCACCCCCTTGCTTGCCATCCTGCCTTTCAACACCGGCCTCACGATGGCAGTCGTCATGGCCATCTGCTCGGTTTTGTCGCTTTTGTGCACCATACTGTTGGCGAGAGAGTCGGTCAGTTCGGTCCCAGCCACCAGTTGA
- a CDS encoding NADP-dependent isocitrate dehydrogenase — MSKIKVANPVVELDGDEMTRIIWKFIKDELILKYLDVDLKYYDLGIEYRDATDDQVTVDSANAILKYGVGVKCATITPDEARVDEFGLKKMWKSPNGTIRNILGGVIFREPIIISNIPRLVPGWTKPIVVGRHAFGDQYKATDFKVPSAGSLTMTFTPTDGSAPMEFDVFDFPGAGVAMGMYNLDESIRDFARASMRYGLNRNYPVYLSTKNTILKAYDGQFKDIFADVYEMEFKSEFEAAGIEYEHRLIDDMVAAAMKWEGGYVWACKNYDGDVQSDTIAQGFGSLGLMTSVLMSPDGKTVEAEAAHGTVTRHYRQHQQGNPTSTNPIASIFAWTRGLEHRGMLDGTPEVSAFAQTLERVCIETVEEGKMTKDLSLLISPEQPWQTTQEFLGSIDENLQKAMR, encoded by the coding sequence TTGAGCAAGATCAAGGTAGCCAACCCTGTCGTTGAACTTGACGGCGACGAAATGACCCGCATCATCTGGAAGTTCATCAAGGATGAGTTGATCCTGAAGTACCTGGATGTCGACCTCAAGTACTACGACCTCGGCATTGAGTACCGCGATGCAACAGATGATCAGGTCACCGTCGACTCGGCCAACGCGATTCTGAAGTACGGCGTCGGCGTGAAGTGCGCAACCATCACGCCCGATGAGGCCCGTGTTGACGAGTTCGGCCTGAAGAAGATGTGGAAGTCGCCCAACGGCACGATCCGCAACATCCTGGGTGGCGTCATCTTCCGCGAGCCGATCATCATCTCGAACATTCCGCGTCTTGTTCCTGGTTGGACCAAGCCGATCGTGGTGGGACGTCACGCATTCGGTGACCAGTACAAGGCAACCGACTTCAAGGTGCCTTCAGCTGGTTCGCTCACCATGACCTTCACGCCGACTGATGGCTCAGCTCCCATGGAGTTCGATGTATTCGACTTCCCCGGTGCAGGTGTCGCGATGGGCATGTACAACCTCGATGAGTCGATTCGCGATTTCGCTCGCGCGTCAATGCGTTATGGGCTCAATCGCAACTACCCGGTCTACCTGTCGACCAAGAACACGATCCTGAAGGCCTATGACGGCCAGTTCAAGGACATCTTCGCCGACGTGTACGAGATGGAATTCAAGTCAGAGTTCGAGGCTGCCGGCATTGAGTACGAGCACCGCCTTATCGACGACATGGTTGCCGCCGCAATGAAGTGGGAAGGCGGTTACGTCTGGGCTTGCAAGAACTACGACGGAGACGTGCAGTCCGACACCATCGCGCAGGGCTTCGGATCACTTGGGCTCATGACCAGCGTGCTCATGAGTCCAGACGGCAAGACTGTTGAAGCTGAAGCAGCACACGGAACAGTGACGCGTCACTACCGTCAGCATCAGCAGGGCAATCCAACCTCGACCAACCCGATCGCTTCGATCTTCGCGTGGACCCGCGGACTCGAGCATCGCGGAATGCTCGACGGCACGCCTGAGGTGAGCGCCTTCGCTCAGACCCTTGAGCGGGTCTGCATCGAAACTGTCGAAGAAGGCAAGATGACCAAGGATCTCTCCTTGCTCATCAGTCCTGAGCAGCCATGGCAGACCACGCAAGAATTCCTGGGTTCGATCGATGAGAACCTGCAGAAGGCGATGCGCTGA
- the mdh gene encoding malate dehydrogenase, whose amino-acid sequence MARSGKVAVIGAGFYGSTTAMRLAEYDIFETVVLTDVVDGKAEGLALDLNQSRWIEGFETKVVGQTTGPNGEGYEAIAGSDIVVITAGLPRKPGMSRMDLIETNARIMRQVAENIAKHAPETVVINVANPLDEMTALAQIVTGFPYARVIGQAGMLDTARFTHFVAEELNVSVATVTTLTLGSHGDTMVPVASACTVDGKPLSDLLSAEKIEELVVRTRNGGAEIVALLKTGSAFYAPSAAAARMAKAVHEDSGDVMPVCAWVDGEYGLHGAYLGVEAQLGAGGIRKIVETPLTDAEQALLVEAYEAVKTKQADVKDL is encoded by the coding sequence ATGGCTCGCAGTGGCAAGGTCGCCGTCATCGGTGCAGGTTTCTATGGTTCAACTACAGCAATGCGTCTGGCGGAGTACGACATCTTCGAGACCGTGGTGCTGACGGATGTGGTCGATGGCAAGGCAGAAGGCTTGGCCCTTGACTTGAACCAGTCTCGCTGGATTGAGGGATTTGAGACCAAGGTTGTCGGACAAACCACTGGTCCCAATGGCGAGGGATACGAAGCCATTGCTGGCTCTGACATCGTTGTCATCACTGCAGGCCTGCCTCGCAAGCCTGGCATGAGCCGGATGGATCTCATTGAGACCAATGCTCGCATCATGCGTCAGGTCGCCGAGAACATTGCCAAGCATGCGCCCGAGACGGTCGTCATCAACGTTGCCAACCCACTGGATGAGATGACCGCGCTCGCGCAGATCGTCACTGGCTTTCCATACGCCCGAGTCATCGGTCAAGCTGGCATGCTCGACACTGCCCGCTTCACTCACTTCGTTGCAGAAGAACTCAATGTCTCCGTCGCCACGGTGACCACCCTCACTCTGGGTTCGCATGGCGACACGATGGTTCCCGTCGCCTCTGCCTGCACTGTTGATGGCAAGCCACTTTCGGACCTGCTTTCCGCAGAGAAGATCGAAGAGCTCGTTGTGCGGACCCGCAACGGTGGAGCCGAGATCGTGGCACTGCTCAAGACTGGTTCGGCCTTCTACGCACCATCAGCTGCGGCGGCTCGCATGGCCAAGGCGGTCCATGAGGATTCCGGCGACGTCATGCCCGTGTGCGCGTGGGTCGATGGCGAATATGGCCTTCATGGCGCCTACCTCGGCGTTGAGGCGCAACTCGGCGCTGGTGGCATCCGCAAGATCGTGGAAACTCCGTTGACGGACGCTGAGCAGGCGCTGCTCGTTGAGGCATATGAGGCAGTGAAAACCAAGCAAGCCGACGTCAAGGATCTCTAG